In a genomic window of Comamonadaceae bacterium OTU4NAUVB1:
- a CDS encoding metal-dependent hydrolase: MDSLTQIVLGGAVAAAIAPARHHRAALLAGAALGTLPDLDGLLMKPFTNDPVTLMTMHRSFSHSLLVLPLVGALVWWLSRRRGRRVAEAPGRWFWAIQLALITHPLLDAFTVYGTQLWWPLPTPPVSWSSVFIIDPAYTLWLLAACIGAWWAAGDARTRRPRAMRRAQHALVGALAISSAYLGWSLLARHAVEREADRALAAMGLADAPRLAGPTAFNTLLWRVVAMTPTGYLEGERSLVADHGPMTFRAHASDVRALADARDVPAVRRLSWFNGGFMRAQQTPGGVLVLSDLRMGQEPSYTFQFEVARREGDGPWRAIPPRQQPWKAPLDGLGALWRRIWNEPARTGGAAR; encoded by the coding sequence ATGGATTCCCTGACCCAGATCGTGCTCGGCGGCGCCGTGGCCGCCGCCATCGCCCCGGCGCGTCACCACCGCGCCGCCCTCCTCGCCGGCGCCGCGCTGGGCACGCTGCCCGACCTCGACGGGCTGCTGATGAAGCCGTTCACCAACGACCCGGTGACCCTGATGACGATGCACCGCAGCTTCAGCCATTCGCTGCTGGTGCTGCCCCTCGTCGGCGCGCTGGTCTGGTGGCTGTCCAGGCGCCGCGGCCGGCGCGTGGCCGAGGCGCCGGGGCGCTGGTTCTGGGCCATCCAGCTCGCGCTGATCACGCACCCGCTGCTGGACGCCTTCACGGTCTACGGCACGCAGCTCTGGTGGCCACTGCCGACACCGCCGGTGTCGTGGTCGAGCGTCTTCATCATCGACCCGGCCTACACGCTGTGGCTGCTGGCCGCCTGCATCGGAGCCTGGTGGGCCGCGGGCGATGCCCGCACGCGCCGACCCCGGGCGATGCGCCGGGCGCAGCACGCGCTCGTGGGCGCGCTGGCGATCAGCAGCGCCTACCTGGGATGGTCGCTGCTGGCGCGGCACGCGGTCGAGCGCGAGGCCGATCGCGCGCTGGCGGCCATGGGCCTGGCCGACGCGCCGCGCCTGGCGGGACCGACCGCGTTCAACACCCTGCTCTGGCGCGTCGTCGCGATGACGCCGACGGGTTACCTCGAAGGCGAGCGCTCGCTGGTCGCCGACCATGGCCCCATGACGTTCCGCGCCCATGCGTCGGACGTGCGGGCATTGGCCGACGCGCGCGACGTGCCGGCGGTGCGGCGTCTCTCGTGGTTCAACGGCGGCTTCATGCGCGCGCAGCAGACCCCCGGCGGCGTGCTGGTGCTGTCGGACCTGCGCATGGGCCAGGAACCGAGCTACACCTTCCAGTTCGAGGTGGCACGCCGCGAAGGGGACGGCCCCTGGCGCGCGATCCCACCCCGCCAGCAGCCCTGGAAGGCGCCGCTCGACGGCCTGGGCGCGCTTTGGCGGCGCATCTGGAACGAACCCGCGCGCACCGGCGGCGCGGCGCGCTGA
- a CDS encoding helix-turn-helix transcriptional regulator has product MTVDSVDPEQAPDGSAPASPSRRRNHLRLAATGSTTHVGPLTPHLYAPDAVRPLRAKEHFLKADTHVDLHVHPWPQLTFSTRGVIRLSTRDGSYIVPPSRALWVPANVPHSITLIEDADLRTVYLHTWLAPGWEHCEVLEISPLLRALMLALDTTPDGRPPADGHAPQRERMIAPLLIDELGRATQIRIDVPLPADKRLRQLCETLLRNPAGRATLAERADAIGASERTVARLFRDQLGMGWQQWRQHAVMAHALPLLARGMPVSQVASASGYATDSAFCAMFKAATGRSPTTFQHRKPRLSSSNKPRDR; this is encoded by the coding sequence ATGACAGTCGATTCCGTCGATCCGGAGCAGGCCCCGGACGGGTCCGCGCCGGCGTCCCCCTCCCGCCGGCGCAATCACCTGCGACTCGCGGCCACCGGTTCGACCACGCACGTCGGCCCCCTCACACCCCACCTCTACGCGCCCGACGCCGTGCGGCCGCTGCGGGCCAAGGAGCATTTCCTCAAGGCCGACACGCACGTCGACCTGCACGTGCACCCGTGGCCGCAGCTCACCTTCTCCACGCGCGGCGTGATCCGCCTGAGCACGCGCGACGGCAGCTACATCGTGCCGCCCTCGCGCGCGCTGTGGGTGCCGGCGAACGTGCCGCACAGCATCACTCTGATCGAGGACGCCGACCTGCGCACGGTCTACCTCCACACCTGGCTCGCGCCGGGCTGGGAACATTGCGAGGTGCTGGAGATCAGCCCGCTGCTGCGCGCGCTGATGCTGGCCCTGGACACCACGCCCGACGGCCGGCCGCCGGCCGACGGCCACGCGCCGCAGCGCGAACGCATGATCGCGCCGCTGCTGATCGACGAACTCGGCCGGGCCACGCAGATCCGCATCGACGTGCCGCTGCCGGCCGACAAGCGCCTGCGCCAGCTGTGCGAGACGCTGCTGCGCAACCCGGCCGGGCGGGCCACGCTGGCCGAGCGCGCGGACGCCATCGGCGCGAGCGAACGCACCGTGGCGCGGCTGTTCCGCGACCAGCTCGGCATGGGCTGGCAGCAGTGGCGCCAGCACGCGGTGATGGCGCACGCCCTGCCGCTGCTCGCGCGCGGCATGCCCGTCAGCCAGGTGGCCAGCGCCAGCGGCTACGCCACCGACAGCGCCTTCTGCGCCATGTTCAAGGCCGCCACCGGCCGCTCTCCCACCACGTTCCAGCACCGCAAGCCCCGGCTGTCGTCGTCGAACAAGCCCCGGGACCGATGA
- a CDS encoding sulfite exporter TauE/SafE family protein, with protein sequence MSTFPLALYLVVALGAAVAGFVQGLSGFAFGLVAMSFWAWTVEPQLAALLAVFGALTGQVIAAVTVRRGFDRQALLPFIVGGLAGVPVGVWLLPRIDAVVFKAGLGALLVVWCTAMLVARSLPRVRWGGRLADGVSGLLGGVCGGIGGFTGPIPTLWCTLRGLERDAQRSIVQNFNLAMLAVSFAIHAAAGHVTVAMLPLLALVGVCVLVPVLLGARLYIGISDAAFRQLVLALLTASGIALLAGSLPALLAR encoded by the coding sequence ATGAGCACCTTTCCCCTCGCGCTCTATCTGGTCGTCGCGCTCGGCGCGGCGGTCGCGGGCTTCGTGCAGGGACTGTCGGGTTTCGCCTTCGGACTGGTGGCGATGTCGTTCTGGGCCTGGACGGTCGAGCCGCAGCTCGCGGCGCTGCTCGCGGTCTTCGGTGCGCTGACGGGCCAGGTGATCGCCGCCGTCACCGTGCGGCGGGGCTTCGACCGGCAGGCGCTGCTGCCGTTCATCGTCGGCGGCCTCGCGGGTGTGCCGGTCGGCGTCTGGCTCCTGCCCCGCATCGACGCCGTCGTGTTCAAGGCCGGTCTGGGCGCCCTGCTGGTGGTGTGGTGCACGGCGATGCTGGTGGCGCGCAGCCTGCCGCGCGTGCGCTGGGGGGGACGCCTCGCCGATGGCGTCTCGGGACTGCTGGGCGGTGTGTGCGGCGGCATCGGCGGCTTCACCGGCCCCATTCCGACCCTGTGGTGCACGCTGCGCGGCCTGGAGCGCGACGCGCAGCGCTCGATCGTGCAGAACTTCAACCTGGCGATGCTGGCGGTGTCGTTCGCGATCCATGCCGCGGCGGGACACGTCACGGTGGCCATGCTGCCGTTGCTCGCGCTCGTCGGGGTCTGCGTGCTGGTGCCGGTGCTGCTGGGCGCTCGACTCTACATCGGCATCAGCGACGCGGCGTTCCGCCAACTGGTGCTGGCGCTGCTGACGGCTTCGGGCATCGCGCTGCTCGCGGGATCGCTGCCGGCGTTGCTGGCCCGCTGA
- a CDS encoding MFS transporter produces the protein MPASQASSAPPAAPTFRADAQLIGLVGLGHAVSHFSQLVLAPLFPWLKEAFDVSYTQLGAVLTVFFVVSCLVQAASGFVVDKLGPRPVLFVGLTMLALGSFGYAMAQSYWMLLASAVVGGVGNGVFHPVNYTLFNRKVAPTRLGHAYSVHGITGSLGWALAPAFVVPLAMAYSWRVALAAAGGVALAVLVLLWLYRGVLSLDVKSVLKATGQGVPGAPHAAITGQFDFLRIPAVWMCFGFFFFYAMVISIVQTFAPVAAGHLHDVPVALVAMCLTIYMGASAAGMVLGGFLASDPSRCERIVGAGFGIAAALALVLAFADFAPLMVPVIFGAMGFASGIAGPSRDLLVKRSTPSNATGRVYGVVYAGLDIGQATAPLLFGGLMDQGRYRSVIVGLAVVQAVLIASAFNVRRVRREALAPASVSA, from the coding sequence ATGCCTGCCTCCCAAGCTTCCTCCGCACCTCCGGCCGCGCCCACCTTCCGGGCCGACGCGCAGTTGATCGGCCTCGTCGGGCTCGGGCACGCCGTCAGCCACTTCAGCCAGCTCGTGCTGGCACCGCTGTTTCCCTGGCTGAAGGAGGCCTTCGACGTCAGCTACACGCAGCTCGGCGCGGTGCTGACGGTGTTCTTCGTGGTGTCGTGCCTGGTGCAGGCGGCCTCGGGCTTCGTGGTCGACAAGCTGGGGCCGCGACCGGTGCTGTTCGTCGGTCTGACGATGCTCGCGCTGGGGTCGTTCGGCTACGCGATGGCGCAGAGCTACTGGATGCTGCTGGCCAGCGCGGTGGTCGGCGGCGTGGGCAACGGGGTGTTCCATCCGGTCAACTACACGCTGTTCAACCGCAAGGTGGCGCCGACGCGCCTCGGCCACGCCTACAGCGTCCACGGCATCACCGGCAGCCTGGGCTGGGCGCTGGCGCCGGCGTTCGTCGTGCCGCTGGCCATGGCGTACTCGTGGCGCGTGGCGCTGGCGGCGGCGGGCGGCGTGGCGTTGGCGGTGCTGGTGCTGCTGTGGCTGTATCGCGGCGTGCTCTCGCTCGACGTCAAGTCGGTGCTCAAGGCGACGGGGCAGGGCGTGCCGGGCGCGCCGCACGCGGCCATCACGGGTCAATTCGACTTCCTGCGCATCCCGGCGGTCTGGATGTGTTTCGGCTTCTTCTTCTTCTACGCCATGGTCATCAGCATCGTCCAGACCTTCGCGCCGGTGGCCGCCGGGCATCTGCACGATGTGCCCGTGGCGCTGGTGGCGATGTGCCTGACGATCTACATGGGCGCGAGCGCGGCCGGCATGGTGCTCGGCGGCTTCCTGGCGTCGGACCCGTCGCGCTGCGAGCGCATCGTGGGCGCGGGCTTCGGCATCGCCGCCGCGCTGGCGCTGGTGCTGGCCTTCGCCGACTTCGCGCCGCTCATGGTGCCGGTGATCTTCGGCGCGATGGGCTTCGCCTCGGGCATCGCCGGGCCGTCGCGCGACCTGCTGGTCAAGCGCTCGACCCCGTCCAACGCCACCGGCCGCGTCTACGGCGTCGTGTACGCCGGCCTCGACATCGGGCAGGCGACCGCGCCGCTGCTCTTCGGCGGCCTGATGGACCAGGGCCGGTACCGCAGCGTGATCGTGGGCCTGGCGGTGGTCCAGGCGGTGCTGATCGCCAGCGCCTTCAACGTGCGCCGCGTGCGCCGCGAGGCCCTGGCGCCGGCGTCCGTGTCGGCATGA